In one Stigmatella erecta genomic region, the following are encoded:
- a CDS encoding LysM peptidoglycan-binding domain-containing protein produces MSNYRIRPGDTLSALAGRFNTSVSALARANNIANPNLIIAGKTLRIPGRTDSFEPAKGGGTRGGGNTGGTKGGGKVEGGAGAGAPGGATPAMRKLANAGRAAAMGMGGYNSQGLCATGVSRAIQNAFGFKVWGNGNQIDNNLPRDKFKQVNMPLSEALKIPGLVLTWEKTSSKAGSIYGHTAITTGDGRSSVSDFIERNTLGAGGRSGLKIFMPTM; encoded by the coding sequence ATGTCCAACTACCGCATTCGTCCGGGTGACACCCTTTCCGCGCTGGCGGGCCGCTTCAACACCAGCGTGTCGGCGCTGGCGCGCGCCAACAACATCGCCAACCCGAACCTCATCATCGCGGGCAAGACCCTGCGCATTCCCGGCCGGACCGACAGCTTCGAGCCTGCCAAGGGCGGTGGCACGCGCGGCGGCGGCAATACGGGCGGTACGAAGGGCGGCGGTAAGGTCGAGGGCGGCGCGGGCGCTGGGGCCCCCGGCGGGGCGACGCCCGCGATGCGCAAGCTGGCCAACGCGGGCCGCGCCGCGGCGATGGGCATGGGCGGGTACAACAGCCAGGGCCTGTGCGCCACCGGCGTGAGCCGGGCCATCCAGAACGCCTTCGGCTTCAAGGTCTGGGGCAACGGCAACCAGATCGACAACAACCTGCCGCGCGACAAGTTCAAGCAGGTGAACATGCCGCTGTCCGAGGCGCTGAAGATTCCGGGCCTCGTGCTCACCTGGGAGAAGACGTCGTCGAAGGCCGGCAGCATCTACGGCCACACCGCCATCACCACCGGCGATGGCCGCTCGTCCGTGAGCGACTTCATCGAGCGCAACACGCTGGGCGCCGGGGGCCGTTCCGGGCTGAAGATCTTCATGCCCACGATGTAG
- a CDS encoding M14 family zinc carboxypeptidase: MTELLTRAEASNYTETSRHADVVAFVDELCRRTKLARRVDFGRSGEGQPMVALVLSDRNCFTPEFARKQKKTVVMVEANIHAGEVEGKEAVLALARDLTLTSLGKKLLDTLCLVLIPDFNPDGNDRISTSNRRLDLKHLEGQLNPAGGVGTRYTGEGWNLNRDNTKQEAPETRCLASLYQAWWPHLFIDCHTTDGSIHAFELTFDTSHSNEPLFAELRHFNREMLERVARAVKKRHGFDSFWYGNYRTEGEPRSGWHTYPALPRFGSHYRGLLGRLDVLLETYSYLSFPRRCEVMRAWLLELFRDAAKNAAAYRALTEAEQERIIARGRTPDVETLVGINYGVATRTDPGALAFEYPAHARPGDQAHLLSFDEASITARHYPGKRRREYRAPHYRTFVPTQAVSTPLAYLVPEDLASRLEGHGIRFERLSAPRRLTVDSYRVARREETFSPDVAANVPPPGQAEVPLSQKPKPVRFETVLTVAPERATREFPPGLLYVPTAQRAGTLAVYLLEPHSDDGFCRWQFLDGLIRVGELYPVHRVVSAGDVPKKAE; encoded by the coding sequence ATGACCGAGCTGCTCACCCGGGCCGAAGCCTCGAACTACACGGAAACCTCCCGCCACGCCGACGTGGTGGCCTTCGTCGATGAGCTGTGCCGCCGCACGAAGCTCGCGCGGCGGGTGGACTTCGGCCGGAGCGGCGAGGGCCAGCCCATGGTGGCGCTCGTCCTGAGTGACCGGAACTGCTTCACGCCCGAGTTCGCGCGCAAGCAGAAGAAGACCGTGGTGATGGTGGAGGCCAACATCCACGCCGGCGAGGTGGAGGGCAAGGAGGCCGTGCTGGCGCTCGCGCGCGACCTGACGCTCACCTCGCTCGGCAAGAAGCTGCTCGACACGCTCTGCCTCGTGCTGATTCCGGACTTCAACCCGGACGGCAACGACCGCATCAGCACCTCCAACCGCCGGCTGGACCTGAAGCACCTGGAGGGCCAGCTCAACCCCGCGGGGGGCGTGGGCACGCGCTACACGGGCGAGGGCTGGAACCTCAACCGGGACAACACGAAGCAGGAGGCCCCCGAGACGCGCTGCCTCGCCTCGCTCTACCAGGCGTGGTGGCCGCACCTCTTCATCGACTGCCACACCACCGATGGCAGCATCCACGCGTTCGAGCTCACCTTCGACACGTCCCACTCCAACGAGCCGCTCTTCGCGGAGCTGCGCCACTTCAACCGGGAGATGCTGGAGCGCGTGGCCCGGGCGGTGAAGAAGCGCCATGGCTTCGACAGCTTCTGGTACGGCAACTACCGCACCGAGGGCGAGCCCCGCTCGGGCTGGCACACCTACCCCGCCCTGCCCCGCTTCGGCAGCCACTACCGGGGCCTGCTCGGCCGGCTCGATGTGCTGCTGGAGACCTACAGCTACCTCAGCTTCCCGCGCCGCTGCGAGGTGATGCGCGCCTGGCTGCTGGAGCTGTTCCGGGACGCGGCGAAGAACGCCGCCGCCTACCGCGCCCTCACCGAGGCCGAGCAGGAGCGCATCATCGCGCGGGGCCGCACGCCGGACGTGGAGACGCTCGTGGGCATCAACTACGGGGTGGCCACGCGCACGGACCCGGGCGCGCTCGCCTTCGAGTACCCCGCCCATGCGAGGCCGGGGGACCAGGCGCACCTCCTGTCCTTCGACGAGGCCAGCATCACCGCGCGCCACTACCCGGGCAAGCGGCGGCGCGAGTACCGGGCCCCGCACTACCGCACGTTCGTCCCCACCCAGGCGGTGAGCACGCCCCTAGCGTACCTCGTGCCGGAGGACTTGGCGTCCCGGCTGGAGGGTCACGGCATCCGCTTCGAGCGCCTGAGCGCCCCGCGGCGCCTCACGGTGGACAGCTACCGGGTGGCCCGGCGCGAGGAGACCTTCAGCCCCGATGTGGCCGCGAACGTGCCGCCGCCGGGCCAGGCCGAGGTGCCCCTCAGCCAGAAGCCCAAGCCCGTGCGCTTCGAGACGGTGCTCACGGTGGCCCCGGAGCGCGCCACGCGCGAGTTCCCCCCGGGCCTGCTGTACGTGCCCACCGCGCAGCGCGCGGGCACGCTGGCGGTGTACCTGCTCGAGCCCCACTCGGATGACGGCTTCTGCCGCTGGCAGTTCCTCGACGGCCTCATCCGGGTGGGCGAGCTCTACCCCGTCCACCGCGTGGTGAGCGCCGGGGACGTGCCCAAGAAGGCCGAGTAA
- a CDS encoding glycoside hydrolase family 76 protein, translating into MNPRLLPFLAVPLVLAFAPVASALTPTEKNLAFDSYNNAFYVANGGNGYYLLDTSRAVPGRFDFWRVCEQIEAAEDAYERTRNPAHRDIVFSLLNGLNNVISKTTDFASWNEYNDDIMWAVIALTRGYEITGHRPFLDQAQWQFNKVWDRAWDNQLGGGFWWRADKQTKNACVAGPATIAAMLLARNTVNTGYRAQADQIYNWLRSTLFNASTGQVADHIKLNGEKVWWAFTYNQGTFAGASALLFQANGNAAYKNAGGLAVNWARGNLTGQHIPDILNDEYDSGGGQGDTAGFKGVFVRWASKWAGVANDTGIKNWLVTNSNVAWSYRNSSGLMWGQWWRRTPDNFVTSWESSPGLAVTQIPY; encoded by the coding sequence ATGAACCCGCGGCTCCTGCCGTTCCTGGCCGTTCCCCTGGTGCTGGCGTTCGCCCCCGTTGCCTCCGCCCTCACCCCCACGGAGAAGAACCTGGCGTTCGACTCCTACAACAATGCCTTCTACGTCGCGAATGGTGGCAACGGTTACTACCTGCTCGATACGAGCCGCGCCGTGCCGGGACGGTTCGACTTCTGGCGGGTCTGCGAGCAGATCGAGGCGGCCGAGGACGCCTACGAGCGGACGCGGAACCCGGCCCACCGGGACATCGTGTTCTCCCTGCTCAACGGGCTGAACAACGTCATCAGCAAGACCACGGACTTCGCCTCGTGGAACGAGTACAACGACGACATCATGTGGGCGGTCATCGCCCTGACCCGTGGCTATGAAATCACCGGCCACCGGCCGTTCCTCGACCAGGCGCAGTGGCAGTTCAACAAGGTCTGGGACCGCGCGTGGGACAACCAGCTCGGCGGCGGCTTCTGGTGGCGCGCGGACAAGCAGACCAAGAACGCGTGCGTGGCGGGTCCAGCCACCATCGCCGCGATGCTGCTGGCCCGCAACACCGTCAACACCGGCTACCGGGCGCAGGCCGATCAGATCTACAACTGGCTCCGCTCGACCCTGTTCAACGCCTCGACCGGCCAGGTCGCCGACCACATCAAGTTGAACGGAGAGAAGGTGTGGTGGGCCTTCACCTACAACCAGGGCACCTTCGCGGGCGCGTCGGCCCTGCTCTTCCAGGCGAACGGAAACGCGGCCTACAAGAACGCGGGCGGCCTGGCGGTGAACTGGGCCCGCGGCAACCTGACGGGCCAGCACATCCCCGACATCCTCAACGACGAGTATGACTCGGGCGGTGGCCAGGGAGACACCGCGGGCTTCAAGGGCGTCTTCGTGCGCTGGGCGAGCAAGTGGGCTGGGGTGGCCAACGACACGGGCATCAAGAACTGGCTGGTGACGAACTCCAACGTTGCGTGGAGCTACCGCAACTCCTCCGGGCTGATGTGGGGCCAGTGGTGGCGGCGGACTCCGGACAACTTCGTGACGTCCTGGGAGTCGAGCCCCGGCCTCGCGGTCACGCAGATTCCCTACTAA
- a CDS encoding Kelch repeat-containing protein, which produces MKPSLSYLLLALALALVSGCSPSASSDTGSAQLTVSVPQGLASTVTRVSVIASASDFEPLSTDLTASGGTWSGTLGIIPAGTLRTFRAQAFGDGGTLLFEGSVSGITITAGQTALVALLLQEVNPGPPFQNEAPLIGSLAASTTSVPVGGSLTLAVTAHDPNPGDTLTYAWTATGGTFSTASTASTSWTAPASSGIQTLTLTVTDPGGLSSTAAVAIHVLQDEQQGSAQLSVTFNRFPSVTAMAASPTLLAVGQATSVSATASDPESDALTYAWTASCSGTWTTPSAASAQFTPSDLPTGACNNCRLTVAVTDGRGGSTTGSVALCVSNAPRINHFPPRIANFYQSSATANPSQVITFEVTATDPEASTLTFAWSANIGTAGPPFTGANGSRIPWTAPPCAVTGEPTVITATVTNAFQLTATRNFTVTGLPPCTSGWAMAGPMIEVRSYQAATLLPNGRVLVTGGTGNYEIIETYDPASNAWTSAGLMTTPRSNHTATLLPNGKVLIAGGSNPTGKFATAELYSPPGSTVPTGAMGSRRSSHQAVLLPNGKVLVAGGSDGNILATAELYDPATGTWSPTGSMAQSRVGHTMAVLSTGKVLVTGGIGPSESYLATAELYDPATGTWSPTGSMALPHNLHTLTVLPSGKVLITGGTASWSNYLAAAELYDPATGTWSSTGSMGRSRSQHTATLLSNGQVFVTGGSSSSVLLAEVYDPATGTWSTKPSPAWARVAHTAVRLPTGKVLIAGGLSGGLSSRWVEVYTP; this is translated from the coding sequence ATGAAACCCAGTCTTTCCTACCTGCTGCTGGCGCTCGCGCTGGCGCTGGTCTCCGGCTGTTCTCCTTCCGCATCCTCTGACACAGGCTCTGCGCAGCTCACCGTCTCGGTGCCCCAGGGCCTCGCCTCCACCGTCACGCGGGTCAGCGTCATCGCCAGCGCCTCCGACTTCGAGCCCCTCTCCACGGATCTCACCGCCTCCGGCGGTACCTGGAGTGGCACCCTCGGCATCATCCCGGCCGGCACCCTGCGCACCTTCCGCGCCCAGGCCTTTGGCGACGGCGGCACCCTGCTCTTCGAGGGCTCCGTCTCGGGCATCACCATCACCGCCGGCCAGACCGCGCTCGTCGCCCTCCTGTTGCAGGAGGTCAACCCTGGTCCTCCCTTCCAGAACGAGGCGCCCCTCATCGGCTCGCTGGCGGCCTCCACCACCTCCGTGCCCGTGGGCGGCTCGCTGACGCTGGCCGTCACCGCCCATGATCCCAACCCAGGGGATACGCTCACCTATGCCTGGACCGCTACCGGGGGCACCTTTTCCACGGCCTCCACGGCCTCCACGTCCTGGACGGCCCCCGCCTCCAGCGGCATCCAGACGCTCACCCTCACCGTGACGGACCCGGGAGGCCTGTCGTCCACCGCCGCCGTGGCCATCCACGTCCTGCAGGACGAGCAGCAGGGCAGCGCGCAGTTATCCGTCACCTTCAACCGCTTCCCTTCCGTCACCGCCATGGCTGCCTCGCCCACGCTGCTCGCCGTGGGGCAGGCCACCTCGGTCTCCGCCACCGCCTCGGATCCGGAGTCGGACGCCCTCACCTACGCGTGGACCGCCTCGTGCTCCGGGACGTGGACCACGCCCTCTGCGGCCTCCGCCCAGTTCACGCCTTCGGACTTGCCCACGGGGGCTTGCAACAACTGCCGCCTCACGGTCGCCGTGACGGACGGGCGCGGCGGCAGCACCACCGGCAGCGTGGCCCTGTGCGTGAGCAACGCTCCGCGCATCAACCACTTCCCTCCCCGCATCGCCAACTTCTACCAGTCCTCGGCGACGGCCAACCCAAGCCAGGTGATCACCTTCGAGGTGACCGCCACCGACCCAGAGGCCAGCACACTCACCTTCGCCTGGAGCGCCAACATCGGCACCGCGGGCCCCCCTTTCACGGGCGCCAACGGCAGCCGCATCCCCTGGACAGCGCCCCCCTGTGCCGTCACGGGCGAGCCCACGGTCATCACCGCCACCGTCACCAATGCCTTCCAGCTGACGGCCACCCGGAACTTCACGGTCACAGGACTGCCCCCCTGCACCTCGGGCTGGGCCATGGCGGGCCCCATGATCGAGGTCCGCTCCTACCAGGCGGCCACCCTGCTGCCCAACGGCAGGGTGCTCGTCACGGGAGGAACGGGAAACTACGAGATCATCGAAACGTACGACCCGGCTTCCAACGCGTGGACCAGCGCCGGTCTCATGACCACGCCGCGCTCGAATCATACGGCGACGCTGTTGCCCAACGGCAAGGTGCTCATCGCGGGGGGCTCGAATCCCACAGGGAAGTTCGCCACGGCGGAGCTGTACAGCCCCCCGGGGAGCACCGTGCCGACCGGCGCCATGGGCTCGCGGCGCAGCAGCCATCAGGCGGTGCTACTGCCCAACGGCAAGGTGCTCGTCGCGGGCGGCTCCGATGGCAACATCCTCGCGACGGCGGAGCTGTATGACCCGGCCACCGGCACCTGGAGCCCGACAGGCTCCATGGCCCAGTCCCGCGTGGGCCATACGATGGCGGTGCTGTCCACCGGCAAGGTGCTCGTCACGGGGGGCATCGGCCCGTCGGAGAGCTATCTCGCGACAGCGGAGTTGTATGACCCGGCCACCGGCACCTGGAGCCCGACGGGCTCCATGGCCCTGCCGCACAACCTCCACACGCTGACGGTGCTGCCCAGTGGCAAGGTGCTCATCACGGGCGGCACCGCCTCATGGAGCAACTACCTCGCGGCAGCGGAGCTGTATGACCCAGCCACCGGCACCTGGAGTTCGACGGGTTCCATGGGCCGGTCCCGCTCTCAACACACGGCGACGCTGCTGTCCAACGGCCAAGTCTTCGTCACGGGAGGAAGCTCCTCCTCCGTCCTGTTGGCGGAGGTGTATGACCCAGCCACGGGCACCTGGAGTACCAAGCCTTCGCCCGCCTGGGCACGTGTCGCGCATACGGCGGTGCGGTTGCCCACGGGAAAGGTGCTCATCGCCGGGGGCTTGAGCGGGGGCCTGTCATCCAGATGGGTGGAAGTGTACACCCCCTAA